Part of the Vigna unguiculata cultivar IT97K-499-35 chromosome 3, ASM411807v1, whole genome shotgun sequence genome, TAACAAAATAGGTCATATATGAGTATACTACTCTATTGTAAAATGAGTGTCATTAGTAAGTTAATGTACCGGTTGTCTACAAACCAGTGTCACTCATCTATTGGAGTTAGTTATTGTGTAGCTGTCTATTGACAGTTGTCACTAGTTTGTTTGCATGTATAAAAGCTTTTGCTGTAACTGCTCAAATGTAAGTGATTCGTTTTTCCATTCATTCAAATACAAAACTTCAATTTTACTTTCTAAATTCTTTTCAACTTCGATGATACCAACAGTTTGCCAATCCTAGATGAACAAATTTTCTTCATTGCATTTACCAATGGCTGCTTCTCCTTAGTAACCTTCTCACATTCAATTCCCAGAAAACTTGATGAGAAAACTCTCTCCTTTGGTGTAAACGTGTAAAACCTCTAATCAAACCATGTCATTATCATTTTGTCACTGCTCCAGATATTCCTCTTCGTTAGTTACTCTGGCAAATACAGATGCTGGAATTCTCAATTTTACATTCGTTTCTCAGGGAGTGACGATATgactattttcaaaaataagcTCAAGCACAAACATGACACATGTTCCAGGTTGCATTCCTTGTGTAATACCTACCTTTGAGCCTAACATTAATTACCTACCTATTGCCTTGAGAAAAGGAAGATGTTTTGTACTAAGTATCCTATTTCTCAATTTATGTCCACTAAACACCTTTTTGTACAAGACCAAAGTTTCTCTCTATCATTGACAGAATTACAATCCCCACATCAGTTCAAGAGACATTCAAAGATAAGAATTGAGATCAAGTCATAAATGAAGAGATGATTGCCTTACAAAAGAATAAGACTTGGAAGATTGTTGATTGACCACAAGATAAAAAGGTTGCATTCAGGGGGATCTACTCAATGAATTATAGGTTTGATTACACTAGATCTGTACGATGCGATATTAGTTGCAATAGGATATACTAATACCTATGAAGTTGATTATTATGAGACGTTTGTTCCAATGACAAAGATAAATACACTAAGTGGATCATCCTCTCATTGGCAAAACATTTTGAATAGGAGCTATAATAGTTTgatgtaaaaaatattgtttggcATGGACATCTAGAAGAAGTTTACATAGAGATCACACTAGGCTGTGGATCTATCCAAAAGAGGAATAAGGTACACTAGTTGAAGAGAACCCTACATCGATTCAAGCAATCACCCTATGTTTGATTTGGGAGACTTACTTAGACTGTGATTTGGGAGACATAGGTTATGTTGTGAGTGTGGTTAGTCAATTCATGAATCATCCATAGGAGCGATATTTGCAGGCTGTCAATAAAATTCTTCAATACTTGAAGTCAATTCTAGGAAAGAGATTGTTGTTCAAGAAGGACGGAAAATTAAATATGGAGATGAATATTGATGCAAACTATGTTCAGTTAGTTCTTGATAGGAGATCCATCTAAAAATATTGCATGTTCTAGTATAAAAAGTGAATGATCTTAAAGTGAAAAGAGAAGAATCTATGACTCTCTTTTGTGATAACTAATCAGCTATTAGTATTGTTCACAATCTAGTCCAACATGATAGGACCAAACACATAGGGATAGAGATTTATTTGCAAAAGGAACTTTCCACGAAGCAGTTTCAAGATCTTACATGCAAGCTGTTAAATATAGACATCCATTCATCAACTTGAGGAGGAGTATAGAATTACGAGGAGATACTTAGTTATTGTGACTATTGAGACATTGTAGGGATACGATGAGttatttattactaattataatatttatttgtaggGTGGTAGAGTTTTACATAATGAATCCTCTTGTACTGCTTTCATCaagaatttgaataaaaatttcttctctatttttaaTCTCTTCACTAACTTTTTCAAGAGTAAggaaatataaaagttaagaCTACTTGTCACATAACAATCAACAAGCATAAAAGGTATGTAAGGAATGATACAAACAATATGTTGTTATACCTGAACATATGTGCGATTCAGTTGTTCTAACCAATCAGTTTTTATGGTCACTTTATCATCACGAAAGATATGGCTGCTTCTTTTCAGTATAGATGCAATTGTGTACCCTAAGGCCATCAACCCTCCAAGAAGGCGCACACTGACCTCAAAAGTAATTCTAGGAGATATTATGAATGGACTATCTGTCACCCATTCCTGAAACAAGAATGCATTACCATTACAGACGTTTTTCAGTAATTTTGCTTCTAGGTGCAAAATTGTCAGCAAATCTCAAGCTCAAAAGGAAGGAGGATGTTGAAAGATAAGATCTTCAAAGCCCTGAGTTTAAAAACTTCAATGTCAATACTATCCTCCACTGTGAAcaacaattttttcaaatatttgttaatcTTCTTGAAGCAAAAATCACATTCCTTTTATCCACTGTTTTTTAGAAGCACAATATGCATATATGCATAAAATGTCACAACAAAACCATAgctaaaacaaaaaagagaaagaaaagaaaataattccTCACATCATTAGAAAAGGCATCAACTAAATAACAGGTTTGAGACAAACAATTTACTGAAGGCagtaaaagaaggaaaatatgTGGGAGTATATGTTTCATTAATTTCAAGAACTCAATTTGCAAGAAATCTGTTGTAGGTATGTACACTGAAAAACATTTTGAAAGtttaagttttgaaaatttatcTAAGGTTTTCTTTTTGTCTTTCATAGCTCATTTCTGATAGAACCACGAAAAGTACACTGGAACAAGACTCTGTCATGTGAATCTTTATTGCTTTATTTCCAATTCTGCACCTACCAATGTAGTAGGCACAGAAATGGCATAGAATTTTACAGTGTTTCCCCCACTGAAGTTGTTCGAGAGAACCTCACTCTCCACAATTCTCctgaatattttcttttccccGAAAAACCTTCCCACCCACAACTAACCCTGGAATATTCATAATAGTCTGTTACAGCTGGCACACTCCCTTGTTTATTTCTTCTCTTATATACTATACCAAACCTATCAATTTCATTAAGTCACAATACCATGAAGTTGTTGTACTGCAACTATGCAAGAGGCTAAATAggctatttttttattattataataggtttttaagaaaattgtaaataagtaaacaatattATTAGTGAAATATTGGCATAAACTAAATGTCCAAAGTACacatttagttaaaaaaacttaagaaaatatttaacaaaaacttattcataaacTTTCAATATGACGTTTACTAAATTAAGCTCaaagaacttatttttatcatcttttCCCTGAAGCTTAttgaaatagtttaaaaaaaaattatagggaCCATAAACATAACATCTTTCACAAGTTCAATTAAGTTTTGTATGAGTTCTTACAACCCCTTCAAAATTATGCCTTGTTTGCTAGACATTCtcttaaaaattgatataactATAACAATCGGATAGTTTTCCATCACTTAACCTCAAACATGAGATTGTACTTTCCATCACGGTTTCTCATTCTCAAATATGATTGACAAGCTTCAGGGTCTTCCCCAGGCGGTAGAAGAAATATATCATACGTCTCCTCTTTGGTTTCAGTATGCTGTGCAGCAATAATTTCCTTGATTTGATCAACTGTCACAGTTCTTGCTGACTAGAACAACCAACACAATGTATCATCAAGAattcacttaaaaatataaagtaccTTACTATGATAGCATAGGACATCACCTTCAATATGTATGTGGGATTTTGAAATCCAGAGAATGGATTAAATTTGTTAATGATTTTTAGATGTGCTGTTTGGAGATCTGGCTCAATATAAGCTTTATACATAGGATATACCTACAAAGGGAAACAAAAATGATTGGTCTTACATTATGCAAGTTTTCAACACTCCTAAAAACTAACATGGGATCAGTAAAAACCGTTTCAGAGATTTGGTGAATTATTTCTTCAGGCTCTTGACCAGCACGGTGGATGTCCCGTAATACACGCTTAACAAGGTCAAAATGAACTCCACCCGTGACAGAAACACGAAGATCAAGCAAAGGCCTTAATTTTTCACTTAAGGCATAGATGCCTTCTATGATTACAATACGAGAGCTTGGGACTTCAATAGTCCTGTAAAGAAAATAGTAGAAAAGAAAACAACGAAATAAACATAAATGTAACAAGATCTGGGGTTGGAATAATATGATGCTAATTCTAGTACTCATGTGTCTCCACATTTACATATTTTCTCCTGTGCCTCTTGCGTGTCTGTGTGGATTTCCAAAGGTAGACGCGTACATAGGTGGCCATTTACACATGCTAAGCGATAACaatggagagagaaaaaagaggTGCTAAGGGTAATAATATAAGAAGAGGGACCAGGGGTGGAGAGAAAACTACAATATATTGTTTGAATGTGGACTATTTATTGAGCGGGTGTTTGGCAATGTTTCCAATAAGAACCCCTCTTGTTATGTTTAGTGTTAAGTGATTTCATTTATACTCAAAAATCAccctttataaaaataaaaataaaaagtatatttttagaaCTTTGCTTATTAACATCTCTTATTATACTGTATCTCTAAACATCCTTAACAAATCTAATAACTTGATCCATATAAACATTGTTGAATATCATTAGCTTTGGTATTCTCTTTTCCACGTTTCTCTAATTTGTGAGAATAAACCTAGATAGAACAACTAGAAAATAGGCAATTGCACAtcattaaaatgataaaattaaaaaggtaCACAACCTGTATCCTATGCGAGAACTAGACTTGAAATCATATACTGGAACTTGAACAGGCTTCCCTGCTTTAAGACCCTGTATATTTTCAAGCAAGGTATCATAATCCGTCAACCGAGGGTCTGTTTCAAATAACAGTGACATTAGAATCTAGTGTTTCATAACATTCCTTCCTATTTCTTGAACATTGACTAATAAGATTACCATGTAAAACTATTGCTTAGAaacgaaaataataaattagattagATATTACGAGAAACATGTCCATATTGCCAATAATAGATGATAAGGCTGtctatatgtgtgtgtgtattacGTGAAGGATGCAAAAGAATGAGTAATTGAGTAATATTTAGAGAAAATTACATTGGGATACCATGAAGTTTTCTCAAACTACACTTACactatctattttttttcatcattacCATGACTTCCTTAAAAAGGGTCCATGTATAATGTAACGAGGGGAGACATGTGTAATGGTTTTAAACGTAAATGGGTACATGGGTAAAGTGAAACGGGGTGCAATGTAATGCCTTTTAAACAATGAGGAGGtttgtgtagaatttaaaaggaaaaaaaaaaaaacggagtGTCAATGTAATTTGAGTAAAACTCAAGGGCTATTAGTGTAATTTACACTAATATATTAGGCCAGCAAAGGAGACTTGGAAATTATGACAATGTATTTGGAGTCTCCACAGATGTCAATAAATTTCaagattaaaaatttgttttgtcTAAGTCTGAGCTTGGAAATTGATTATGAATGACTTTTGTACATCAAAGTGAATGCTAGTAGCACTAGCTTTTGCGCTTTTCACTTCATGAATGTGAATTTTAAGGTGTTTAACGAGTTTCCAAGAACACTGCAATTGAGGTGAAATGATTATAGGATTATTAGGCAAGCAATATTATAGAGATAGCCATTGACACACCTGTTACCGTCCATAGAAAACCTGAATATTAAGCTGTATATTTGAAAATTGCTAAAAAATAGCTTGAGATTGACCTTggaaaaatcaacaaaaacgTGCATGAAATCATTTGTGGACTTGGagaataccaaaaaaaaaaaacatagattaTTGAACGTTGCTTTAAAAGAATACAATACATctaatgaaaatgaaagtaTAAGTTTATAACATTATAGTTACTACATAATAGTCATACAAAGAGCATAAAGAGAAATAAACACATATCACTTTGTTTTCTACTCTGAACCCTATTTTTTTCCCTCTATTTCTTAAGTaagtttatgttttcttaaCTGCATAGCAATTGTGCAGCAGCAGAAATAACTTTGTTAATAAAAGTTCTCACTCATACTCACGAGTAACACGAAGTAACACTCAGTAACACtcagacaaaataataaaactctgCAAAATCCTAAGTGAAACAAGAAATATAGATGTACACAGTCATCATAGATtacttaaaagtaaataaatgaaGAGAACTCACCATCAAAGTTTCCATCAATAATTCTACTAGAATCGTTATAATTGTCCATTGTTATGACAGCTATGCTTGGCATAAAATTGAGGATCTTCTCAGTGAAAACAGTTTTCCCTGCTCCAGATGGACCTGCAACTCCTACTAATATGATTCCATCGTTCTTTTGAGCCAGTAATTGGCACGCACGAATGAATATGAAAAATCCTTTCTCAAATGACAGTGAATCTTGGATAGGAACAATTTCATAGCGATCAGAATCCTTTCTTTTAACCACTTGAACCTGATCTCGCAATAGACGTCGTCGAGGTGAGTCAGCACCAAAAACAGTATCTTGTGCCATTACAGAAACCAGAGATGTTTAAGCCATATGCTGCAAAAAAAGGGAAAATGGCAATGAAAGTTGCTCGGAAAAATACAAACCAAACATGAACAAATAATGACTCAGAACTGCATAAATTGCACATGGAATCAAGAGATGGAATTTGACAATTCCAAACACATAACACAAACAAATTGTCATTCTCATACTACGTTTTTAccttttcaaagaaaaaggGGGAGAAATACATATTTCCACTAAAATATAACTACAAAATGCATGAGAAAAGAATACTGAATCAAGATCCTAAACCTTTTTTCTTGGCCCAAAATTTTAGTACCCAAGAAGGTTGAAAGAATCATAAAGAAacacaatgataaaaaaaaaaggctgAAAAACATTACGGGAATTGACTTCAAATATTCAACCAAAAATAGCACATGGAATCAAGAGATGGAATTTGACAATTCCAAACACATAACACAAACAAATTGTCACTCTCATACTACGTTTTTAcctttacaaaaaaaaagggGGGAGAAATACATATTTCCACTAAAACATAACTACAAAATGCATGAGAAAATAATACTGAATCAAGATCCTAAACCTTTTTTCTTGGCCCAAACTTTCAGTACCCAAGAAGGTTGAAAGAATCATAAGAAAacacaatgataaaaaaaaaaggctgAAAAACATTACAGGAATTGACTTCAAATATTCCAccaaaaatgtattatataggaccataaaattgaagtaaatatgaTGAAGCAAAACGGTGAAGAAATTTGAGGACAAACATCTGTAAAAGTACCggtaaataaaatgaaacagaGAAATCAAACCTCTGGAAAAGTGAAGGAATTCGGAAACTTTGTTATCATAGTGTTTTTTTACACTAGATTTAAGTACCAGCTAATTATCATCTGAACCGTTATATATAGGGTGTTATCCATTTAGtaatttcaacaattttatcatttaataaatgaaaaataatttattaagtaaaatagataattaaataagttttttatttcaaaatgattgaatattttttttaaataacgaatacataatcttttaaatattattttacaaaattatatatttttattttttattttgttacgtttttaattaaattattttataaaaatagaatattataaaattacatgtatatatatatatatatatataatatatacatattttaatatagtcaaaatatgaatatagttaaattttttatttccttttttcctTAAAGACttttaaataagaattaaagGATTTCCCGCGGCAAGGTCAAGGTCTTTCAGACGTAGCTGCTTAATAGTTATTCCGTCTTGCGCCTTTCTTTGGGTGGGTCCGGCGCGGCGCTACCGCCTGGTTCTACCTTTCTTGAAGATAGTCAACGTGTCAGACCCATTAGACTTCTAAATCTGTTTCTCCTTTTTTGTCATTTCTTTCCAATCTCTCCCTCTCATTTTTGTAAGGATAATAATCCTAGTCAGGTTTTTATCAACCCACATCTCTATCTatactattatattaattaacctATTAACCTATTACTACTAATCTCCTTCTTATCACAATTCTCATATATCTGTAtttatatctaacaatatcATTTGCTATTACTAGCAATACTTATGACTTAATTAAACAAATGCACAGaacaatttaagaaattaattaactatCTTAAATTTAACTATATACTTGATTTAAATAAGTTTCTTTGGGTGTGACAAGATTA contains:
- the LOC114177332 gene encoding inorganic pyrophosphatase TTM1 isoform X1, which produces MAQDTVFGADSPRRRLLRDQVQVVKRKDSDRYEIVPIQDSLSFEKGFFIFIRACQLLAQKNDGIILVGVAGPSGAGKTVFTEKILNFMPSIAVITMDNYNDSSRIIDGNFDDPRLTDYDTLLENIQGLKAGKPVQVPVYDFKSSSRIGYRTIEVPSSRIVIIEGIYALSEKLRPLLDLRVSVTGGVHFDLVKRVLRDIHRAGQEPEEIIHQISETVYPMYKAYIEPDLQTAHLKIINKFNPFSGFQNPTYILKSARTVTVDQIKEIIAAQHTETKEETYDIFLLPPGEDPEACQSYLRMRNRDGKYNLMFEEWVTDSPFIISPRITFEVSVRLLGGLMALGYTIASILKRSSHIFRDDKVTIKTDWLEQLNRTYVQVQGKDRIYCKFVAEKLGLDGSYVPRTYIEQIQLEKLVNDVMALPDDLKSKLSIDDDVVSSPKEALSRASADRRMKYLNRGISHSYSTQRDKILPKLTKLAINNRRFDGRTLESPASIANNGVITQLSDQISTLNERMDEFTSRIEELNSKFASKKVSASQQNLASQAEASNGSGPTSLFVTGLGNGSLTGSLLPNSSSSSQLAKESPLMDEVLVIARGQRQILHQLDTLSNLLHEYLGERSRLGRPNQTGRMREPESVAIPMVLTLVVGVVGVFLLKGVTSQK